From Aristaeella lactis, the proteins below share one genomic window:
- a CDS encoding branched-chain amino acid ABC transporter permease has protein sequence MNQKKSKAPMIITFALVLAIYAAVFIAEQTLPATSMLFTVLKKGATYALVAVSMNLLNGFTGIFSLGQAGFMLVGAYVYGIFTIPVAQRASVYQYFDGGIVQFTVPVVIALIMAGLAAAFFAFLIGLPVLRLKSDYLAIATLGFAEIIRAIFQWNGLGPVTNGSNMLRAFPNFNDFNIKDAQGNVTIYLSTLIPFIIAGVCIALIVLLINSSYGRALKAVRDDEVAAEAMGINLAHHKRLAFCISSFFAGVGGAMLAMYQTTVQAKSFTSAMTYEILLIVVIGGIGSVSGSVFSSFLFVACSEWWLRFLDEKQIIGDFEVPLLRTGFRMVVFSVIIMIVVLFFRRGIMGDKELPDLLSRKIKTKGRAAK, from the coding sequence ATGAACCAGAAGAAGTCAAAAGCACCGATGATCATCACTTTTGCGCTGGTCCTGGCGATCTATGCCGCGGTCTTTATTGCGGAGCAGACGCTGCCGGCGACTTCCATGCTTTTCACGGTGCTGAAAAAAGGCGCGACCTACGCGCTGGTGGCAGTATCCATGAACCTGCTCAACGGCTTCACGGGAATCTTCTCCCTCGGCCAGGCGGGCTTCATGCTGGTAGGTGCCTATGTTTACGGTATTTTCACCATTCCTGTTGCCCAGAGGGCTTCTGTTTACCAGTACTTTGACGGCGGTATTGTACAGTTTACGGTGCCGGTTGTCATCGCGCTGATCATGGCGGGCCTGGCGGCGGCGTTCTTCGCCTTCCTGATCGGCCTGCCGGTGCTGCGGCTGAAGAGCGACTACCTGGCCATCGCGACACTGGGTTTTGCGGAGATCATCCGCGCCATCTTCCAGTGGAACGGACTGGGCCCGGTGACCAACGGTTCCAACATGCTGCGGGCCTTCCCGAACTTCAACGATTTCAATATCAAAGATGCCCAGGGAAATGTGACGATCTATCTGTCCACGCTGATCCCGTTCATCATTGCGGGCGTGTGTATCGCGCTGATCGTGCTGCTGATCAACTCCAGCTACGGCCGTGCCCTTAAGGCGGTCCGGGATGACGAAGTCGCCGCGGAAGCCATGGGCATCAACCTGGCGCACCATAAGCGGCTGGCTTTCTGCATCTCCTCCTTCTTTGCCGGAGTGGGCGGTGCCATGCTGGCCATGTACCAGACCACGGTGCAGGCGAAATCCTTCACCTCGGCCATGACGTATGAGATCCTGCTGATCGTCGTGATCGGCGGTATCGGCTCGGTATCGGGCAGCGTATTCAGCTCTTTCCTGTTTGTGGCCTGCAGCGAATGGTGGCTGCGTTTCCTGGATGAAAAGCAGATCATCGGCGACTTTGAGGTGCCGCTGCTCAGGACCGGATTCCGGATGGTGGTCTTCTCCGTGATCATCATGATCGTGGTGCTGTTCTTCCGCCGCGGGATCATGGGAGACAAGGAGCTGCCGGATCTGCTCTCCCGTAAGATCAAAACGAAAGGGAGGGCGGCCAAATGA
- a CDS encoding branched-chain amino acid ABC transporter permease, whose protein sequence is MWDTIFPYLLSGVSVGGQYALIAIGYTMVYGILRLINFAHGDVFMVAGIIMVYVAASGLPLWLCIPLVLLITVAVGFLIERAAYKPLRSAPRMSVMISAIGVSYTLQNLVLYITGGLNKQYPTIPLISETMQIGAAKTKVVTVVTPILVIVLVVALVLLINKTKIGMAMRAVSKDFETSQLMGIKINNVISATFIIGSFLAGVGSILFFTNYPTVIQTSGAMPGLKAFVAAVFGGIGSIPGAVIGAFIIGIMENIIKGLDVILFKLGLIKAPMGLATFSDAFTFALLIIILIVKPTGLFGEKVTDKV, encoded by the coding sequence ATGTGGGATACCATTTTCCCCTATCTGCTTTCCGGCGTCTCCGTCGGCGGGCAGTACGCGCTGATCGCCATCGGCTATACGATGGTCTACGGCATCCTGCGCCTGATTAACTTTGCCCACGGCGATGTGTTCATGGTGGCGGGCATCATCATGGTGTATGTGGCCGCGTCCGGACTGCCGCTGTGGCTGTGCATTCCGCTGGTCCTGCTGATTACTGTGGCGGTGGGTTTCCTGATCGAGCGGGCAGCTTACAAGCCCCTGCGTTCCGCGCCGCGGATGTCGGTAATGATCTCCGCTATCGGCGTCAGCTATACCCTGCAGAACCTGGTGCTTTATATTACCGGCGGCCTGAACAAACAGTACCCGACGATTCCTCTGATATCCGAAACCATGCAGATCGGAGCGGCCAAGACCAAGGTGGTTACGGTGGTAACCCCGATCCTTGTGATCGTCCTGGTGGTCGCCCTGGTGCTGCTGATCAATAAAACCAAGATCGGTATGGCCATGCGGGCTGTTTCAAAGGATTTTGAAACCAGCCAGCTGATGGGTATCAAGATCAACAACGTTATTTCCGCCACGTTCATTATCGGTTCTTTCCTGGCGGGCGTTGGCTCGATCCTGTTCTTTACCAACTATCCCACCGTCATCCAGACCTCCGGTGCCATGCCGGGCCTGAAGGCTTTTGTGGCGGCGGTGTTCGGCGGCATCGGCTCCATTCCGGGAGCGGTGATCGGCGCGTTCATCATCGGTATCATGGAGAATATCATCAAGGGCCTGGACGTGATCCTGTTCAAGCTTGGCCTGATCAAGGCCCCGATGGGCCTGGCGACCTTCTCCGATGCCTTCACGTTTGCACTGCTGATCATCATTCTTATTGTGAAGCCGACCGGACTGTTCGGCGAAAAAGTGACGGATAAGGTGTGA
- a CDS encoding ABC transporter substrate-binding protein, whose translation MKKFVALFLAVMLLVPAFAMADNVIKIGVYEPASGSNGAGGKQETLGVQYANAETPTVKIGDEEYKVELVIADNGSENDKAPSAAQQIISAGASVALGSYGSGVSIAGSEYFKNANIPVIGLTCTNPQVTAGNSHYFRVCFLDPFQGTVLANYAFNTLGVKTAYCLGELGNDYDQGLIEYFKQAFEGLGGVVFKEDFPSKTQDFNSYISNAVAYGAEVFFCPVSIEYSTLIIQTASAQGLEIPILGGDTLDSNKVAEAATGTNIKVIITTFYQEGANAQFDEGFKAWLNANPEMLTNNGGNDMIAAVSVMGYDGYYMALAALQAAGSPDGAAVMAALPTTEIDGVSGHIKFDETGDAIRTSAFVKTINNETGAWEFVAEQTVE comes from the coding sequence ATGAAGAAATTTGTTGCCCTGTTTTTGGCCGTGATGCTGCTCGTTCCCGCCTTTGCAATGGCGGATAATGTGATCAAAATCGGCGTTTATGAGCCTGCTTCCGGTTCCAACGGTGCCGGCGGCAAGCAGGAAACCCTGGGCGTTCAGTACGCCAACGCGGAAACCCCCACCGTCAAGATCGGTGATGAAGAGTACAAAGTGGAACTGGTGATCGCGGACAACGGTTCCGAAAACGACAAGGCTCCTTCCGCCGCCCAGCAGATCATCTCTGCCGGTGCCAGCGTGGCGCTGGGTTCCTACGGCTCCGGCGTTTCCATTGCCGGTTCCGAATACTTCAAGAATGCGAACATCCCGGTGATCGGCCTGACCTGCACCAACCCGCAGGTGACCGCCGGCAACAGCCACTACTTCCGTGTCTGCTTCCTGGATCCCTTCCAGGGCACGGTTCTGGCGAACTACGCTTTCAACACGCTGGGCGTGAAGACCGCATACTGCCTGGGCGAGCTGGGCAATGACTATGACCAGGGCCTGATCGAGTACTTCAAGCAGGCGTTCGAAGGCCTGGGCGGCGTGGTCTTCAAGGAAGACTTCCCCTCCAAGACCCAGGACTTCAACTCCTACATCAGCAATGCTGTTGCCTATGGTGCTGAAGTGTTCTTCTGCCCCGTGTCCATTGAATACTCCACGCTGATCATCCAGACCGCCAGCGCGCAGGGCCTGGAAATCCCGATCCTGGGCGGTGACACCCTGGACAGCAACAAGGTTGCTGAAGCGGCCACCGGCACCAACATCAAGGTCATCATCACCACCTTCTATCAGGAAGGCGCGAATGCCCAGTTCGACGAAGGCTTCAAGGCCTGGCTGAACGCGAATCCCGAAATGCTGACCAACAACGGCGGCAACGACATGATCGCTGCGGTTTCCGTGATGGGTTATGACGGATACTACATGGCGCTGGCTGCCCTGCAGGCTGCCGGTTCTCCCGACGGTGCCGCTGTGATGGCTGCCCTGCCGACAACCGAGATCGACGGTGTATCCGGACACATCAAGTTCGATGAGACGGGCGACGCGATCCGCACCTCCGCTTTCGTGAAGACCATCAACAACGAGACCGGCGCCTGGGAATTCGTCGCCGAACAGACGGTTGAATAA
- a CDS encoding kinase to dihydroxyacetone kinase — MLEFKFDTQLLIEGKDLDEDAINDYFTSHFKGDCLLAVGDDELIKIHFHTNEPWQVLEYCASLGEIYDIVVENMERQEQGLKG; from the coding sequence ATGCTTGAGTTTAAATTCGATACCCAGCTGCTGATCGAGGGAAAAGACCTGGACGAAGACGCGATCAACGATTATTTCACCAGCCATTTCAAGGGTGACTGCCTGCTGGCTGTCGGCGATGATGAACTGATCAAGATTCATTTCCATACCAATGAACCCTGGCAGGTGCTGGAATACTGCGCCAGCCTTGGTGAGATCTACGACATCGTTGTGGAGAACATGGAACGCCAGGAACAGGGCCTGAAGGGCTGA
- the polA gene encoding DNA polymerase I: MKDIFLIVDGNSLMHRAFHALPVMDADGIYTNAVYGFLSMLLKVIKEENVQYLAVCFDEHGPTFRHTVYADYKAGRKETPPELRQQFGTILTLLDDMGIRRFSLQGWEADDLLGTLSLKGAAAGAAPLLLTGDRDALQLVGGGTELMFTRKGITETIRFTPSKIYEEYGFTPEQVTDWKGLAGDSSDNIPGVPGVGDKTAVKLLQEYGTLEKVLENAGQVKGKLGEKLVTYADQARFSKELATIRRDAPVEFTLSSCILPDLKKGIPALAKLKLNSIIRRLDDGEDSGESAARPGPAQITFEPAASLATASEIASWLDQTKDAGPLCVYLSETAVSLAREGGKRAEITLGGDLLNPGLDPAEVLGCLTAELKKGDAVVHNGKALLHMLDRSGLETPESFGWDTMLAAYLLNPQEKSYRLGALCPDLPEDAGTLCSLAAWQKNRVEEDGMTRLMKEIEQPLSFVLFRMEQAGFTVNTEFLRDLGGKYTAEIEEKREQVIAAAGHPFNLNSTQQLGEVLFEEMNLPHGKKTSKGYSTSVEVLEGLRFDAPEIIEPLLRYRQLTKLNSTYVEGLLRLVDSKGRVHSTFDQTATATGRISSSEPNLQNIPVRTEEGKEIREAFLPREGWILLDADYSQIELRLMAHFSGDPALIDAFRKGEDIHARTASEIFDVPPEWVTPELRSRAKAVNFGLIYGISGFGLSRNTGVSRKEAAAFIEKYFATYPGVKRFMDRTAAEGADRGYAETLMGRRRYLPELRSPKAPIREFGKRAAMNTPVQGTAADIIKLAMVRIDKALREAGLQSRLILQVHDELLLECPPEEAEQAAVLLRDAMEDAIRLEVPLVAEVHQGQNWACAK; this comes from the coding sequence TTGAAGGATATCTTCCTGATCGTAGACGGCAACAGCCTGATGCACCGCGCGTTCCACGCCCTGCCTGTGATGGACGCGGACGGCATTTACACCAATGCGGTGTACGGCTTTCTGAGCATGCTTTTAAAAGTCATCAAAGAGGAAAACGTCCAGTACCTGGCGGTCTGTTTTGATGAACACGGACCTACATTCCGCCATACGGTCTACGCGGATTACAAAGCCGGGCGGAAGGAAACACCGCCTGAGCTCCGGCAGCAGTTCGGGACCATCCTGACCCTGCTGGATGATATGGGAATCCGGCGTTTCTCCCTGCAGGGATGGGAAGCGGATGACCTGCTTGGTACACTGAGCCTGAAAGGCGCGGCGGCCGGTGCGGCTCCCCTGCTGCTGACCGGGGACCGGGATGCCCTGCAGCTGGTAGGCGGCGGTACGGAACTGATGTTTACCAGGAAGGGAATCACCGAAACGATCCGCTTTACCCCCTCAAAGATCTATGAGGAGTACGGTTTCACTCCGGAACAGGTTACGGACTGGAAAGGCCTGGCCGGTGATTCCAGCGATAATATCCCCGGTGTTCCCGGTGTCGGCGACAAAACGGCGGTCAAACTGCTGCAGGAATACGGCACCCTGGAAAAGGTGCTGGAAAACGCCGGACAGGTAAAAGGAAAACTGGGCGAAAAGCTGGTCACTTACGCGGACCAGGCCCGTTTCAGCAAGGAACTGGCGACCATCCGCCGGGACGCTCCGGTGGAGTTTACCCTCAGCTCATGCATCCTGCCAGACCTGAAAAAAGGTATTCCGGCACTGGCAAAGCTGAAGCTGAACAGTATTATCCGCCGGCTGGATGACGGGGAGGACAGCGGGGAATCCGCGGCCCGGCCCGGTCCGGCACAGATCACATTTGAACCGGCGGCTTCCCTTGCCACCGCTTCGGAGATCGCTTCATGGCTTGATCAGACAAAGGATGCCGGTCCCCTGTGTGTATACCTTTCGGAAACGGCTGTTTCCCTTGCCCGGGAAGGCGGGAAACGGGCGGAGATCACCCTGGGCGGCGATCTGCTGAATCCGGGACTGGATCCGGCGGAGGTGCTGGGCTGCCTGACGGCGGAGCTGAAGAAGGGCGACGCGGTTGTTCATAACGGCAAGGCGCTTCTGCATATGCTGGACCGCAGCGGACTGGAAACACCGGAAAGCTTCGGCTGGGATACGATGCTGGCGGCTTACCTGCTGAATCCGCAGGAAAAGAGTTACCGGCTTGGTGCCTTGTGTCCGGATCTGCCGGAGGACGCCGGAACGCTCTGTTCCCTGGCTGCCTGGCAGAAAAACCGGGTGGAAGAGGACGGTATGACGCGGCTGATGAAGGAAATCGAACAGCCGCTGAGTTTCGTACTGTTCCGGATGGAACAGGCAGGCTTTACGGTGAACACGGAATTCCTGCGGGACCTGGGCGGAAAATACACGGCGGAGATTGAGGAAAAGCGGGAGCAGGTTATCGCGGCCGCCGGTCATCCCTTTAACCTGAACAGCACGCAGCAGCTCGGGGAAGTCCTTTTTGAGGAAATGAACCTCCCCCACGGCAAAAAGACCTCCAAGGGATATTCCACCTCGGTGGAGGTACTGGAAGGCCTGCGCTTTGACGCGCCGGAGATCATTGAACCGCTGCTGCGCTACCGCCAGCTGACCAAGCTGAACAGTACCTACGTGGAAGGCTTGCTGCGGCTGGTGGACAGCAAGGGACGGGTGCATTCCACCTTTGACCAGACTGCCACCGCCACGGGACGGATTTCTTCCTCGGAACCGAATCTCCAGAACATCCCTGTGCGGACAGAGGAAGGTAAGGAAATCCGGGAAGCTTTCCTGCCCCGGGAGGGCTGGATCCTGCTGGACGCAGACTACAGCCAGATCGAACTGCGGCTCATGGCGCACTTCTCCGGGGATCCCGCGCTGATCGACGCCTTCCGGAAAGGAGAAGATATCCACGCCCGGACAGCGAGCGAGATCTTTGACGTACCGCCGGAATGGGTAACACCGGAACTGCGCAGCCGGGCCAAGGCAGTCAATTTCGGCCTGATCTACGGAATCAGCGGATTCGGCCTGAGCCGCAATACTGGCGTCAGCCGGAAGGAAGCGGCGGCGTTTATTGAAAAATATTTCGCCACCTATCCCGGGGTGAAGCGTTTTATGGACCGGACAGCGGCGGAAGGCGCTGACAGGGGCTATGCCGAAACACTGATGGGTCGGCGGCGGTACCTGCCGGAGCTGCGCTCCCCCAAGGCACCTATCCGGGAATTCGGAAAGCGGGCGGCAATGAATACCCCGGTCCAGGGAACGGCGGCGGATATCATCAAGCTGGCTATGGTCCGGATTGACAAAGCGCTGCGGGAGGCGGGGCTTCAGAGCCGCCTGATCCTGCAGGTACACGACGAACTGCTGCTGGAATGCCCGCCGGAGGAAGCTGAACAGGCCGCGGTCCTGCTGAGGGACGCGATGGAAGACGCGATCAGGCTGGAGGTTCCGCTGGTGGCGGAGGTCCATCAGGGACAGAACTGGGCTTGCGCAAAATAA